The Montipora capricornis isolate CH-2021 chromosome 3, ASM3666992v2, whole genome shotgun sequence genome window below encodes:
- the LOC138039905 gene encoding neurofilament heavy polypeptide-like, giving the protein MTKTRKPSSSAEPTIEYKSTAVLPYVKGLSEQLPRCLKPQGIRAVFSQAPQASKAPQASKASRASKACKPIKAPQASKAPQGSKACKASKALQASKAPQASKVPQGSKAPEASKAPQASKAPQASKAPQAIKALPASKAPQVSEAPQAIKAPQATKTPQASKALQAINAPQASKASILKQPKHLKQPKDFKQPKHLKQSKLFKQPMHLKQTKEPKRFKQPKRRSKLRRIRKIPECF; this is encoded by the exons atGACCAAGACTAGGAAACCGAGTAGCAGTGCTGAGCCCACGATCGAGTACAAGTCTACTGCGGTTTTACCCTATGTCAAAGGCCTATCCGAACAACTTCCCCGCTGCCTAAAGCCACAAGGCATACGCGCTGTTTTCAG ccaagcacctcaagccagcaaagcacctcaagcaagcaaagcatcTCGAGCAAGCAAAGcatgtaaaccaatcaaagcacctcaagcaagcaaagcaccccaagGAAGCAAAGCATgtaaagcaagcaaagcactccaagcaagcaaagcacctcaagcaagcaaagtacCTCAAGGAAGCAAAGCACCcgaagcaagcaaagcacctcaagcaagcaaagcaccccaagcaagcaaagcaccccaagcaatcAAGGCACTTccagcaagcaaagcacctcaagtaagcgaagcaccccaagcaatcaaagcacctcaagcaaccaaaACACcacaagcaagcaaagcactcCAAGCAATCAacgcacctcaagcaagcaaagcatcTATTCTTAAGCAAccgaagcacctcaagcaacccaaggaCTTCAAacaacctaagcacctcaagcaatccAAGCTTTTCAAGCAACCTATGCACCTCAAGCAAACCAAGGAACCCAAGCGCTTCAAGCAGCCCAAGCGTCGAAGTAAGCTAAGAAGGATAAGAAAG attCCCGAGtgtttctaa